The Nitrospira sp. KM1 genome includes a window with the following:
- a CDS encoding D-glycerate dehydrogenase produces MPRSNPAGDRRPLLYVSRLLPDAVMLAIRRRFHLVNEPTPAAPSRAELADNLQRADAAIVTLAETIDADLIRSVPHLRILSNYAVGYNNIDLVAAARQGLVVTNTPDVLTDATADLTWALLLSTVRRIVEGDQLIRSGAWTGWTPTHFLSGEVTGRTLGIVGFGRIGQAVARRASGFRMRVIYHTRRPVPSPEPWTHVSLPELLREADMVSLHAPLTDQTRHLIGAKELAEMQKSAVLINTSRGPLVDESALASALENGTISGAGLDVYEEEPAVHPGLIASKKAVLLPHLGSATWAARVEMGMMCLANIEAVLAGKEAPNRIRTDS; encoded by the coding sequence ATGCCACGCTCGAATCCGGCCGGCGACCGGCGTCCCCTCCTCTATGTGTCCCGTCTGCTACCCGATGCGGTGATGCTCGCCATCCGACGCCGCTTTCACCTGGTGAACGAGCCGACCCCAGCCGCTCCATCGCGGGCCGAGCTGGCGGATAATCTCCAGCGCGCTGATGCCGCCATCGTCACATTGGCCGAAACGATCGACGCCGATTTGATCCGCAGCGTCCCCCACCTACGAATCCTGTCCAACTACGCCGTGGGATACAACAACATCGACCTCGTTGCAGCCGCTCGACAGGGCCTTGTTGTCACCAATACACCCGACGTATTGACCGACGCCACGGCCGATCTCACATGGGCCCTGCTGCTGTCGACGGTCCGCCGGATCGTCGAAGGCGACCAGTTGATAAGGAGCGGCGCTTGGACGGGATGGACGCCGACGCATTTTCTCAGCGGCGAAGTGACGGGACGGACCCTTGGAATCGTCGGGTTCGGGCGCATTGGACAGGCCGTGGCGAGACGGGCATCAGGATTTCGCATGCGTGTCATCTACCATACGCGGCGCCCGGTGCCATCGCCGGAGCCCTGGACCCACGTCTCATTGCCCGAATTACTTCGTGAGGCGGACATGGTGTCGTTGCACGCCCCGTTGACGGATCAGACCCGTCATCTGATCGGCGCCAAGGAACTGGCCGAGATGCAGAAGTCGGCGGTGCTCATTAATACGTCTCGTGGGCCTCTGGTCGATGAATCCGCGCTGGCCTCTGCGCTGGAGAATGGAACCATCAGCGGCGCCGGCTTGGATGTGTACGAGGAAGAACCGGCCGTTCATCCGGGGCTCATCGCCTCGAAAAAAGCGGTGCTGCTCCCGCACCTTGGGTCCGCCACTTGGGCGGCGAGAGTGGAAATGGGCATGATGTGCCTTGCGAATATCGAGGCGGTGTTGGCCGGAAAGGAAGCTCCCAACCGCATCCGGACGGACAGTTAG
- a CDS encoding tetratricopeptide repeat protein, whose protein sequence is MGIDRSKVLHSAQLFASKGQFDSAINEWKKLSAESPADGSIYNSIGELHLKRNSTGEAVAAFLQSANAFRAEGATLKAIATFKKVLKLDPARYEVYRHLGDLNAERGLLSSAVQDYLTLGKHYLKERKTKEALDIYRRIVSQDPSNLDAQQRVAELCVQENMQDEATKVYLQLGRERSAQQRFTEAKEAYQSVLRIDPVNNEARQFIEHFEKSGGDPVRTSKAGAPSAVGKSLEPTDLLAEASRRIEEKQYAGAEAILNQLLSKEPGNPQVCQLLARLHLNQGQLLVALGEYRFLAGAALRAQEYTQAEALIKEFLAIEPNSVPLLELQGELHEEQGDVQTAVIHYGKAVEVLIENPEPGMESLHEEIFEKIRTLAPESAVVKKLTALMRAGTQESTEAVPSEQSVETVLVDGLTLPQEQRPEEEFSLTGAAPDDSWTPATRSSIDDHPPGLSQTDGDLGSADARPVMEFSVANAAPDDATDRFHESPASGDDTTIHSKHEQFESYREAGRLVEAEIWLGRLVSHDPEDAESRELLGRLLEEKGDAASAAIQYTRALELRMAAGDSGRTYDLYQKVKELAPGSSLLTQLPQPSDPVPAAAAKDAPPRPSDDSADVFDSETHYTLGVAFKNMGLPEEAKEEFLLSMRSPAVFLDSCLMIAVCLKEQGHPVEASTHLERLLGDPRCEGAKAHAIRYELGLLYEAQAQWQRALTMYESIPTFHDVPQRLESIRTRHPSTPIPSREFRYAT, encoded by the coding sequence TTGGGCATCGACCGCAGCAAGGTTTTGCACAGCGCCCAGCTGTTTGCATCAAAAGGTCAGTTCGACTCCGCCATCAACGAGTGGAAGAAGCTGTCGGCGGAATCTCCCGCCGATGGAAGCATCTACAACTCCATCGGCGAACTGCACCTCAAGCGAAACTCCACAGGAGAAGCGGTCGCCGCATTTCTCCAATCCGCCAATGCTTTCCGCGCCGAAGGCGCCACGCTCAAGGCCATCGCGACCTTTAAGAAAGTGCTGAAGCTGGATCCTGCCCGGTATGAGGTCTACCGCCATCTGGGTGATCTCAACGCGGAGCGCGGGCTGCTGAGCAGCGCGGTCCAGGATTATCTGACCCTGGGCAAGCATTATTTGAAGGAGCGCAAGACCAAAGAAGCACTCGATATCTATCGGAGGATCGTCAGCCAGGATCCGTCGAACCTTGACGCGCAGCAGCGGGTGGCCGAACTCTGCGTGCAGGAAAACATGCAGGATGAAGCCACCAAGGTGTATTTGCAGTTGGGTCGTGAACGGTCCGCCCAGCAGCGGTTCACGGAAGCCAAAGAGGCTTACCAGTCCGTCCTGCGCATCGATCCCGTAAACAACGAAGCCAGACAGTTCATCGAGCATTTTGAAAAGTCGGGTGGCGATCCCGTCCGGACATCGAAAGCGGGCGCGCCGTCTGCAGTCGGGAAAAGTCTGGAGCCGACCGATCTTTTGGCGGAAGCCAGCCGGCGTATCGAAGAAAAGCAGTATGCCGGCGCCGAAGCCATTCTCAATCAATTGCTGTCGAAAGAGCCCGGCAATCCTCAGGTATGCCAACTGCTGGCCCGGCTGCATTTGAATCAGGGGCAGCTCTTGGTCGCGTTGGGAGAATACCGGTTTCTGGCTGGAGCCGCGCTGCGCGCGCAGGAGTATACCCAAGCCGAGGCGCTCATCAAGGAGTTCCTGGCAATCGAGCCGAACTCCGTACCGCTCCTGGAACTGCAGGGCGAACTCCACGAAGAACAGGGCGACGTGCAGACGGCCGTCATCCATTATGGAAAGGCCGTGGAAGTGCTCATCGAAAATCCGGAACCGGGCATGGAGTCCCTGCACGAAGAGATCTTTGAGAAGATCAGAACCCTGGCTCCCGAGAGCGCGGTCGTGAAGAAACTGACCGCCCTCATGAGGGCGGGAACCCAAGAATCGACCGAAGCTGTCCCGTCCGAACAATCGGTTGAGACGGTCTTGGTGGACGGGCTCACTCTTCCTCAAGAGCAGCGACCCGAGGAGGAATTTTCACTCACGGGGGCTGCCCCGGATGATTCCTGGACGCCTGCGACCAGGAGTTCAATAGACGATCATCCTCCTGGCCTCTCACAGACGGACGGTGACCTCGGCTCGGCGGATGCCAGGCCGGTCATGGAGTTCTCTGTTGCCAATGCCGCGCCGGACGATGCGACTGACCGGTTCCACGAGAGCCCGGCATCCGGGGACGATACCACTATCCATTCGAAGCATGAACAGTTCGAGTCCTATCGGGAGGCGGGCCGTCTCGTCGAGGCGGAAATCTGGCTCGGCCGCCTGGTGAGCCATGATCCGGAGGATGCTGAGTCACGGGAATTGCTCGGCCGGTTGCTGGAAGAAAAAGGGGATGCTGCCAGCGCCGCGATCCAGTACACGCGCGCCCTTGAATTGCGGATGGCCGCCGGAGACTCCGGCCGGACCTACGATCTCTATCAAAAGGTCAAGGAGCTGGCCCCTGGTAGTTCGCTTTTGACTCAGCTGCCGCAACCCTCCGATCCGGTACCTGCCGCAGCAGCCAAGGATGCGCCACCTCGGCCTTCCGACGATTCAGCCGACGTCTTCGATTCGGAAACCCATTACACGCTCGGTGTGGCGTTCAAGAACATGGGATTGCCGGAGGAAGCGAAAGAAGAGTTCCTGCTTTCAATGAGGTCACCCGCGGTTTTCCTCGACTCCTGTCTCATGATCGCGGTCTGCCTCAAGGAGCAGGGCCATCCGGTTGAGGCGAGCACTCATCTCGAACGTCTTTTGGGTGATCCGAGGTGTGAAGGGGCGAAGGCCCATGCGATCCGATACGAACTGGGGTTGCTGTATGAAGCGCAGGCCCAGTGGCAGCGAGCCCTGACGATGTATGAATCCATTCCGACCTTCCATGATGTACCGCAGCGCCTCGAATCGATCCGGACACGTCATCCATCCACACCGATCCCGTCCCGAGAATTCCGATACGCCACCTAG
- a CDS encoding peptidylprolyl isomerase codes for MAEATPKTRATIAVASKGQALGDIVLQFFPDVAPGHVKNFTDLANKGFYNGTTFHRVIPGFMIQGGDPNSKSADRASHGIGGPGYRIKAEFNSKPHKRGIVSMARANDPDSAGSQFFICVADANFLDWQYTAFGEVVSGMDVADKIVNMKRDGRDNPLERIEMTVTVSEA; via the coding sequence ATGGCGGAAGCGACTCCGAAGACTAGGGCGACCATTGCCGTCGCGAGCAAAGGGCAGGCGCTCGGGGACATTGTCTTGCAATTTTTCCCCGACGTGGCGCCCGGCCACGTGAAAAATTTTACGGACTTGGCCAACAAAGGATTTTATAACGGCACTACATTCCATCGCGTCATTCCCGGATTCATGATCCAGGGCGGTGATCCAAACAGCAAGAGCGCGGATCGGGCGTCGCACGGCATCGGCGGACCGGGGTATCGCATCAAGGCCGAATTCAACAGTAAGCCCCACAAGCGGGGCATTGTCTCCATGGCCCGCGCGAACGACCCGGACAGTGCCGGCTCCCAGTTCTTCATCTGTGTCGCCGATGCGAACTTTCTGGATTGGCAGTACACGGCGTTTGGGGAGGTCGTCAGCGGCATGGACGTGGCCGACAAGATCGTCAATATGAAGCGAGACGGGCGGGACAATCCGCTCGAGCGCATCGAAATGACCGTCACGGTGAGTGAGGCGTGA
- the tatC gene encoding twin-arginine translocase subunit TatC — translation MPSIVNPLAAHIQTVKKRLLIIGATILIALMAAFTYSAEMVAWLNRPFPNQLVFYGPTEALFASIKVSFLAAVLISLPVVFYQFWKFVEPALLPKEQRWGIPIFLLAGGLFVLGLVFCNLVILPLVIDFFVSFGMDRDITPQLSVGTYIDFNVKFLLVFGCAFELPLVLTILARVGVVSARVLATYRKHAVLSALIISAIVTPDATLFTMLLMAVPLMVLYEIGILGAKIFGRRGPTDVTLPLDPDIPMGTAGHRVR, via the coding sequence ATGCCGTCGATCGTCAATCCACTGGCCGCCCACATTCAGACGGTCAAGAAACGTCTGCTCATCATCGGGGCGACGATTTTGATTGCGCTGATGGCGGCTTTTACCTATTCCGCCGAAATGGTGGCGTGGCTGAACCGCCCGTTTCCCAATCAGCTGGTCTTCTACGGGCCGACCGAGGCGCTCTTCGCCTCTATTAAAGTCTCGTTCCTGGCCGCGGTCCTGATCAGCCTTCCGGTGGTGTTCTACCAATTCTGGAAATTCGTGGAACCGGCGCTGCTCCCCAAGGAGCAGCGCTGGGGTATCCCGATCTTTCTGCTGGCGGGAGGATTGTTCGTTCTCGGGCTCGTGTTCTGCAACCTGGTCATTCTGCCGCTGGTGATCGATTTCTTCGTCAGTTTCGGCATGGATCGGGATATCACGCCGCAATTGAGCGTCGGAACCTATATCGATTTCAACGTGAAATTTCTGTTGGTGTTCGGGTGTGCATTCGAATTGCCGCTCGTGCTGACCATCCTGGCACGTGTGGGCGTAGTATCGGCGCGCGTGCTTGCGACCTATCGCAAGCACGCCGTGCTGAGCGCGTTGATCATTTCGGCCATCGTGACGCCGGACGCCACGCTGTTCACGATGTTGCTCATGGCCGTTCCGTTGATGGTGCTCTACGAGATCGGCATCCTCGGCGCCAAAATATTCGGACGCCGGGGACCGACCGACGTGACACTGCCTCTCGACCCCGACATTCCGATGGGGACAGCGGGGCATCGCGTCCGGTAA
- a CDS encoding YdcH family protein: protein MMTENVIAERLRQSNTEFRELEESHHRLDLELNTLQKRHVLTPMEELSKKQLQKEKLAKKDRMAEMIRVYRDHDQQSSVH, encoded by the coding sequence ATGATGACGGAGAATGTGATCGCGGAGCGGCTGCGCCAATCCAACACAGAATTCCGTGAACTGGAAGAGTCTCACCATCGGCTGGACCTGGAACTGAACACCCTGCAGAAACGTCACGTGCTCACCCCGATGGAAGAATTGTCAAAGAAGCAATTGCAAAAGGAAAAACTGGCGAAAAAAGACAGAATGGCTGAGATGATCCGCGTCTATCGCGATCATGACCAGCAATCCTCGGTCCACTAA
- the rimI gene encoding ribosomal protein S18-alanine N-acetyltransferase → MSETSYKIIPATPSDLSPILEIEEACFSAPWTRKMVEAELTGNPFAHFFLAKGTPEEGLAPASVFGYLCFWVVFEEIRLMNLAVIESMRHRGIATALVNAALQYGVSQAATKAILEVRISNAAARQLYCGFGFRQVSVRPNYYTQPVEDAVLMQLDPITLKGSSVPVLPAEGGAHHDFA, encoded by the coding sequence GTGAGCGAGACTTCATATAAAATTATTCCTGCGACCCCTTCGGACCTTTCCCCAATTTTGGAGATTGAAGAGGCTTGCTTCTCCGCCCCCTGGACGCGCAAAATGGTGGAAGCTGAACTGACCGGCAATCCGTTCGCGCATTTTTTTCTTGCGAAGGGGACGCCGGAAGAGGGGTTGGCACCGGCCTCCGTGTTCGGGTATCTCTGCTTTTGGGTCGTCTTTGAGGAAATCCGGCTGATGAATCTGGCGGTGATCGAATCGATGCGGCACCGGGGCATCGCCACGGCCCTCGTGAACGCGGCTCTGCAGTACGGGGTGTCCCAGGCGGCGACAAAAGCCATCCTGGAAGTCAGGATCTCCAATGCTGCCGCCCGGCAGCTGTACTGCGGCTTTGGATTCCGCCAAGTCAGCGTCCGGCCTAACTACTATACCCAACCGGTTGAAGATGCCGTCCTGATGCAATTGGACCCCATCACGCTCAAGGGAAGCAGCGTGCCTGTGCTTCCGGCAGAAGGGGGTGCGCATCACGATTTCGCCTAA
- the tsaB gene encoding tRNA (adenosine(37)-N6)-threonylcarbamoyltransferase complex dimerization subunit type 1 TsaB, translating to MKVLAVDTATAWQSVAILDGDHVLGRHDQQAAGAHVKLLLPTIDKLLAVTGLSLERLDGLVASIGPGSFTGLRVGLATILGFRSVTQTPFAVVPTLEAMAWNLRGSTRLLCPVLNSRRGELYWAVFQWTKDGLRHVVAEQVGSPEMLGRALSMDSVVLYGEGWSTEAKAIRSAAPKMLHIEEAADEVQRPSAVSVALAGMARLAANDTAGIGVSPFYVQRPEAEIRFEQSGGASPVARRREKISRKLEARSAARSKRKLHK from the coding sequence ATGAAAGTCTTGGCCGTCGATACGGCGACTGCTTGGCAGAGTGTGGCGATTCTTGACGGGGACCACGTGCTTGGCCGGCACGACCAGCAGGCCGCCGGCGCTCATGTCAAACTCCTTCTCCCTACCATCGATAAGCTGCTCGCGGTCACCGGGCTGTCGCTCGAACGGTTGGATGGCTTAGTGGCGTCCATCGGACCTGGATCCTTTACCGGTCTGCGCGTCGGGTTGGCGACCATCCTTGGATTCCGCTCGGTCACGCAGACGCCCTTCGCGGTCGTTCCCACCCTGGAGGCCATGGCCTGGAATCTCCGAGGCTCGACACGTCTTTTGTGCCCGGTATTGAATAGCCGGCGAGGGGAACTTTATTGGGCAGTGTTCCAATGGACAAAGGACGGACTTCGGCATGTCGTGGCCGAGCAGGTAGGATCGCCTGAAATGCTGGGAAGGGCGTTATCAATGGATTCGGTCGTGCTGTATGGAGAAGGGTGGTCGACTGAAGCAAAGGCCATCCGCTCTGCAGCTCCCAAGATGTTGCATATCGAGGAAGCGGCTGATGAGGTCCAACGACCATCGGCCGTATCGGTCGCGCTTGCCGGCATGGCCAGGCTGGCGGCCAACGACACGGCCGGTATCGGCGTCAGCCCGTTCTATGTTCAGCGTCCTGAAGCGGAGATCAGGTTCGAACAGTCTGGAGGGGCATCGCCTGTCGCGCGCCGTCGCGAGAAGATTTCTCGAAAACTCGAGGCCCGCTCGGCTGCGCGTTCGAAAAGGAAGTTGCACAAGTGA
- the radA gene encoding DNA repair protein RadA: MKAKTNFSCQACGHQAPRWLGRCPDCGGWNTMKEERQAPTGKGRPVVMKSAPARATPIGDIEVVGEDRRLTRIGEFDRVLGGGVIPGGVMLIGGDPGIGKTTLLLQALPRLASAEQPVLYVSGEESPRQIKMRGQRLGIEHPNLLVLAETSLEQILKSVQDIQPAALVVDSIQTVYTEQITSAPGSISQVQEVAGQLMWFAKRSGVPVFIIGHVTKEGAIAGPRLLEHIVDTVLYFEGDKGHSYRILRAVKNRFGSTNEIGVFEMKDSGLEEVTNPSELFLAERPQRSTGSVVVSSLEGSRPILVELQALVSSTSYAMPKRMANGVDLNRVSLLLAVMEKRLGLHLSGQDVYVNVVGGMHIDEPAIDLGVVAAVTSSLREVPVENGLLVLGEIGLSGEVRAISQAELRIREAAKMGFKRCLLPERNLAKLERIDGIELVGITEVGEALDVVLA, from the coding sequence ATGAAAGCTAAGACCAACTTTTCCTGCCAGGCCTGCGGGCACCAGGCTCCCCGGTGGTTGGGTCGCTGCCCGGATTGCGGCGGCTGGAATACGATGAAGGAAGAACGGCAGGCTCCGACCGGCAAAGGTCGGCCGGTCGTCATGAAGTCCGCTCCGGCCCGGGCGACTCCGATCGGCGACATCGAAGTCGTCGGCGAAGATCGCCGGTTGACACGTATCGGGGAGTTCGATCGGGTGCTTGGCGGCGGCGTCATTCCAGGCGGCGTGATGTTAATCGGCGGCGATCCGGGAATCGGTAAGACGACGCTTCTCCTTCAGGCCTTGCCGCGGCTTGCATCGGCTGAGCAGCCGGTTTTGTATGTATCCGGGGAAGAATCGCCACGCCAAATCAAAATGCGCGGGCAGCGGCTCGGGATCGAGCATCCCAATCTCCTGGTTCTTGCCGAAACCTCGCTCGAGCAGATCCTCAAATCGGTGCAGGACATCCAGCCGGCGGCGCTCGTCGTGGATTCGATTCAAACCGTCTATACGGAACAGATTACCTCGGCCCCCGGCAGCATCAGCCAGGTTCAGGAAGTCGCGGGACAGTTGATGTGGTTCGCAAAGCGGTCCGGTGTGCCGGTGTTCATCATCGGGCACGTGACGAAGGAGGGGGCGATTGCCGGTCCACGATTGCTGGAACATATCGTGGATACGGTACTCTATTTTGAGGGGGACAAGGGCCACAGCTACCGGATCCTCCGGGCGGTCAAGAATCGCTTCGGGTCTACCAATGAGATCGGTGTCTTTGAAATGAAGGACTCCGGGCTCGAGGAGGTGACCAACCCGTCCGAACTGTTTCTCGCCGAGCGGCCGCAACGGAGCACCGGCTCGGTCGTGGTCTCGAGCCTGGAAGGCAGCAGGCCCATCCTCGTGGAATTGCAGGCACTCGTGTCCTCGACGAGTTATGCGATGCCCAAGCGCATGGCCAACGGCGTCGATCTCAACCGCGTATCCTTGCTCCTGGCCGTGATGGAAAAACGCCTCGGCCTTCATTTGTCCGGGCAGGACGTGTACGTGAACGTGGTGGGCGGCATGCACATTGACGAGCCGGCGATCGATCTGGGTGTCGTCGCAGCGGTGACCTCAAGCTTGCGCGAAGTTCCTGTCGAAAACGGGCTCCTCGTGCTCGGGGAGATCGGCCTGAGCGGAGAGGTTCGGGCCATCAGCCAGGCGGAATTGCGGATTCGCGAAGCGGCCAAAATGGGATTTAAGCGGTGTTTATTGCCGGAGCGGAATCTGGCGAAACTCGAACGGATCGATGGCATCGAACTGGTCGGTATTACCGAAGTGGGAGAAGCACTCGATGTGGTCTTGGCCTAG
- a CDS encoding cytochrome-c peroxidase produces MLRASLRMVRGCSPFVCTAFVLTTVLQFLAPVAANPIGVAPLAGKSCTVTATPYELKIPFGLEDEIKAYIPAENPLTVEKVELGKLLFFDPRLSMDNTISCASCHKPELAWTDGTKLSMGISNQLSTRNSMTVVNRLYGRAQLWHGKMSTLEDQAKNPLTKAVRMGMISSDTEVAKLNSIKGYRDRFQQVFCSDVTMDGIAKAIAAFERTILSGNSPADRFDMGGEVNALSESARRGLTLFQGKGRCTRCHSGFNFSDEEFHNLGIDWDKGRADLGRYSVDQHPGTVGGFKTPTLREIARTAPYMHDGRFATLEEVVEFYDRGGIVNPHLSNLIIPLGLTDQEKKDLVEYMKALNGEGWQMTAPDSFPE; encoded by the coding sequence ATGCTGCGAGCATCGTTGCGGATGGTTCGGGGTTGCAGTCCGTTTGTTTGCACGGCGTTCGTCCTGACCACAGTCCTTCAATTCCTGGCGCCGGTCGCTGCCAATCCCATTGGCGTGGCCCCATTAGCCGGCAAAAGTTGCACGGTGACTGCCACGCCGTACGAGTTGAAAATTCCATTCGGTTTGGAGGACGAGATCAAGGCGTACATTCCGGCGGAGAATCCCCTGACCGTCGAGAAAGTCGAGCTGGGCAAGCTGCTCTTCTTCGACCCGCGTCTGTCGATGGACAACACCATCTCATGTGCAAGCTGCCACAAGCCGGAATTGGCTTGGACGGATGGTACGAAACTTTCGATGGGCATTTCCAATCAATTATCGACCCGCAACAGCATGACGGTCGTGAATCGCCTGTATGGCCGCGCTCAGCTGTGGCACGGTAAGATGAGTACGCTGGAAGATCAGGCGAAGAACCCGCTGACCAAGGCGGTTCGGATGGGCATGATCTCTTCGGATACCGAGGTCGCCAAGTTGAACAGTATCAAGGGCTACCGCGATCGCTTTCAGCAGGTATTTTGTTCCGATGTGACGATGGATGGGATCGCCAAAGCTATCGCTGCATTTGAACGGACGATTCTATCAGGGAACAGTCCTGCAGACCGGTTCGATATGGGAGGCGAGGTGAACGCGCTGTCCGAATCGGCGCGGCGGGGCCTGACTCTATTCCAAGGCAAGGGCCGCTGCACCAGGTGCCATTCAGGATTCAATTTCAGCGATGAAGAGTTTCACAATCTGGGCATCGATTGGGATAAAGGTCGCGCCGACTTGGGCCGTTACAGCGTCGATCAACACCCCGGCACCGTCGGAGGATTCAAGACTCCGACGCTTCGCGAAATTGCCAGGACCGCTCCGTACATGCATGACGGGCGGTTTGCGACGCTCGAAGAAGTCGTGGAGTTTTACGACCGCGGGGGTATCGTCAACCCTCACCTTTCGAATCTGATCATTCCGTTGGGGCTGACCGACCAAGAAAAGAAGGATCTCGTGGAGTATATGAAGGCCCTGAATGGAGAAGGCTGGCAGATGACCGCGCCGGATTCTTTTCCGGAATGA
- a CDS encoding putative Ig domain-containing protein: MHDYWFKKHALCALILCIGSVITVNGCNDVSNAPPPPTGPTGLTVTTTALPPATINQPYAATVSATGGVTPYSWSVSPALPANVALDAGTGAINGIPAAQGASNHTFTVQDSSNPPKTSQRLLTFNVPGAPSITTTSLPPGTVNSPYPPTTLTAAGGLPPLVWQPAAMPFGLTFDPGTQTILGTPLSAGSQNVTFTVRDSSVPLNQTGSATLNLTVNAALTINNSSPLPGGTLNQPYGPVTLTASGGAPPYSWSILGGTAPAPGLSMTAGGIITGTPSAAGSFTNTYRLQDSNGIVATKPLGMTIATLVITTPSPLPNGKELFLYTGLNPLVTMSASGGTPGYTWSASGLPTGLTMSSSGQVTGIPALGTSVASPYAVVISATDSAGLSVSQTFSLTITP; the protein is encoded by the coding sequence ATGCACGACTATTGGTTCAAGAAACATGCTCTATGTGCACTGATCCTCTGTATTGGCTCCGTCATCACCGTGAACGGCTGCAATGACGTCTCCAACGCTCCGCCGCCTCCGACCGGTCCCACGGGACTCACAGTCACGACCACCGCGCTTCCCCCGGCGACCATCAACCAGCCCTACGCGGCAACGGTCAGCGCCACCGGCGGCGTCACTCCATATAGTTGGTCTGTGTCTCCGGCTTTGCCGGCCAACGTGGCACTTGATGCCGGGACCGGAGCAATCAACGGCATCCCAGCGGCGCAAGGCGCCTCCAACCACACCTTCACCGTCCAGGATTCTTCGAATCCACCAAAAACCTCGCAGCGGCTCCTGACATTCAATGTGCCTGGCGCTCCGAGCATTACGACGACGTCGTTGCCACCCGGCACCGTCAATTCGCCATATCCGCCCACGACGCTGACGGCAGCGGGTGGACTGCCCCCGCTGGTGTGGCAACCGGCTGCCATGCCGTTCGGACTCACATTCGACCCAGGCACACAAACGATTCTCGGCACGCCTTTGAGCGCAGGCTCGCAGAACGTTACTTTCACCGTTCGGGATTCTTCCGTCCCCCTGAACCAAACTGGTTCAGCCACGCTGAACCTGACCGTCAACGCAGCTCTGACGATCAACAACAGCTCCCCTCTTCCAGGCGGGACCCTGAATCAACCTTACGGGCCGGTGACGCTCACGGCATCGGGCGGTGCGCCGCCATATTCCTGGTCCATCCTCGGCGGGACGGCTCCGGCCCCCGGCTTGTCGATGACGGCGGGTGGAATCATCACCGGGACTCCATCGGCTGCCGGATCATTCACGAACACCTATCGCCTGCAGGACAGCAACGGCATCGTCGCGACCAAACCGCTCGGCATGACCATCGCCACCCTGGTTATTACCACTCCCTCGCCGCTGCCGAACGGCAAAGAACTCTTCCTATATACGGGGCTCAATCCTTTGGTAACGATGTCGGCGAGCGGGGGGACGCCGGGCTACACGTGGAGTGCCTCCGGTCTTCCGACTGGTCTTACCATGAGTTCATCAGGGCAAGTCACTGGCATTCCCGCTCTCGGAACTTCAGTCGCTTCACCGTATGCAGTCGTTATCTCGGCCACAGATTCCGCCGGCCTGAGCGTGAGCCAAACCTTTAGCTTGACGATTACACCGTAG